CAGGTTGCGGGCGAAGTGCTCGTGCACCTCGAGGAAGCGCCCCTCGTCCACCACGGCGAGGATCGCCTTCTTGATGTCGTACGGCTGATTCGGATGCTCGGGCACCAGCGAGTTCAGCGTGGCGTCGACGCGATCGTCGGGGTCGTCGGTCGGACGGACCGGCGGGTCCTCCATGTTGTTCTGCGGCATGAACGAGAGGAGCTCGCGGACCACCTGGAGCGCGTCCCGGTCGTCCGATGCGGCGAAGTGGGCCACACCCGAAAGCGTGTTGTGGGTCATCGCCCCGCCGAGCTTCTCCTTGGTGACCTCCTCGTGGGTCACCGCCCGGATCACGTCCGGCCCGGTGATGAACATGTAGGAGGTGTCCCGAACCATCACGACGAAGTCGGTGATCGCCGGGGAGTACACGGCCCCGCCGGCGCAGGGGCCCATGATCACGGAGATCTGCGGCACCACCCCGGACGAGAGCGTGTTGCGGAGGAAGATATCGGCATATCCGGCGAGGGAGACGACCCCTTCCTGGATCCGTGCACCGCCGGAATCGTTGAGCCCGACGACGGGCGCGCCGACCTTCATCGCCAGGTCCATCACCTTGCAGATCTTGGCCGCGAAGGTCTCCGAAAGCGAGCCGCCGAACACGGTGAAATCCTGCGCGAAGAGGAAGATCGGCCGGCCGGCGACGCGCCCGTGCCCCGTGACGACGCCGTCCCCTGGGATCCGCTGCTTCTCCATACCGAAGTCGTGGGAGCGGTGCAGGACCAGCGCGTCCAGCTCCTGGAAGGAGCCGGGATCGCAGAGCGCCTCGATCCGCTCCCGCGCGGTGAGCTTCCCGTCCGCGTGCTGCTTCGCCACCCGGTCCGCGCCGCCGCCGCCGCGGGCCTCCGCGTAGCGCCGACGCACCTCCTCGAGCGGATCCTGCGCCATGATGCCCCCGCGTTCTACTTCTTCAGCTTCTCCCAGTCGGCGAGGAATTTCTTGATGCCCGCGTCGGTCAGTGGATGGTCGTACAGCTGCATGAGCACCTTGTAGGGGACGGTCGCGACGTCGGCACCCGCGAGGGCGGACTCGACCACGTGCATCGGATGCCGCACCGACGCGGCGAGGATCTGCGTCGCGAAGCCGTAGTTGTCGTAGATCGCACGGATCTGGCGGATCAGGTCCATTCCGTCGATCGAGACGTCGTCCAGCCTCCCGACGAAGGGGCTCACGTACGTGGCGTCCACCTTGGCCGCTAGCAGCGCCTGGGTCGGAGAGAAGCAGAGCGTCACGTTGGTGTGAATCCCCTCTCCGCGGAGCGCCTTGCAGGCCTTGAGCCCCT
This sequence is a window from Terriglobia bacterium. Protein-coding genes within it:
- a CDS encoding acyl-CoA carboxylase subunit beta; translation: MAQDPLEEVRRRYAEARGGGGADRVAKQHADGKLTARERIEALCDPGSFQELDALVLHRSHDFGMEKQRIPGDGVVTGHGRVAGRPIFLFAQDFTVFGGSLSETFAAKICKVMDLAMKVGAPVVGLNDSGGARIQEGVVSLAGYADIFLRNTLSSGVVPQISVIMGPCAGGAVYSPAITDFVVMVRDTSYMFITGPDVIRAVTHEEVTKEKLGGAMTHNTLSGVAHFAASDDRDALQVVRELLSFMPQNNMEDPPVRPTDDPDDRVDATLNSLVPEHPNQPYDIKKAILAVVDEGRFLEVHEHFARNLVVGLARLAGRPVGIVANQPAVLAGCLDINASVKGARFVRFCDCFNVPLVVFEDVPGFLPGTDQEFHGIILHGAKLLYAFAEATVPKLTVITRKAYGGAYCVMASKHIRTDFNFAWPTAEIAVMGSEGAVGIVYRRELQEAGADADRVRSARVEEYRAKFANPYVAAERGYVDEVIEPALTRSKLIAALRLLEGKRDENPPRKHGNLPL
- the fsa gene encoding fructose-6-phosphate aldolase, with product MKLFIDTANVDEIRELSSLGILDGVTTNPSLVSKEGRDFHQVLREIASIVNGPISAEVTALDKDGMMKEGRVLAAIHPNIVVKIPMTKEGLKACKALRGEGIHTNVTLCFSPTQALLAAKVDATYVSPFVGRLDDVSIDGMDLIRQIRAIYDNYGFATQILAASVRHPMHVVESALAGADVATVPYKVLMQLYDHPLTDAGIKKFLADWEKLKK